The Actinoplanes sp. N902-109 genomic interval CCGGGGTCGCCGTGGTCGACCAGGACCTGCGCATCCGGATGTGGAACCGGCGGGCCGAGGACCTCTGGGGCGTACGTTCGCACGAGGTCGTCGGACAGCACTTCCTCAACCTCGACATCGGCCTGCCGTTCGAGCAGTTGCGGCCGCTGCTGCGCGGCGCGCTCAACGACGGTGGCGCGAGCGGCGAGATCACCGTCGACGCGGTCAACCGCCGGGGCCGCGCGGTGGTGGTCCGGGTGGCCTGTGCCCCGCTGCGTGGCCCTGACCAAGAACCCGACCCCGAGGGGGTCATCATCGCGATGGAGGCGGACGACGTCTGACGGTTTAATGGAACAGCGGCGCGGGTAACCCGCCGCGACCGGAAGCATAAGGAGATGGCCGTGACCCTTGAGGCGTCGATCAAGGAGGACGACGGCCGGCTTCTGGTCGACGTCTCCGGCGAGCTCACCCTGGTCGAGGTGGCCGCTCTGCGCGACCAGCTGATGAAATGCCTCGCCGAGCAGCCCGAGGCGCTGATCGTCAACATCGCGGAGATGACCGTGTCGGAGCCGCTGGCGCTCGCGGTGTTCCCGGCGGTGGCCCGTCAGGCCGCCCAGTGGCCCGGCATCTCGATGCTGCTGTGCGCGCCCACCCCGGATGTCCGCACATCCCTCCGCCAGGCGGCATACCGGCGGCTGCCACTGCTGGCCAGCATCGAGCAGGCCCGCGAACGCGCCCACGACGAACGGGAGTCGCTGCCCGTGCTCACCGACGAGCTCCTGCCGATCAGCGGCGCCGCTCGCCAGGCCCGCAACGTGGCGACCGACGCCTGCCTGCGCTGGGACCTGCCCGACCTGGTCGGCCCGGCCAGCCTGATCGTCAGCGAGCTGGTCAGCAACGTCGTCGACCACGCGCACACGATGATGTCGCTGCGCCTGTCCTTGACCAGCCGCTATCTGCAGATCTCGGTGCGTGACGGCTCCAGTGCCGAGCCCCGGCTGTCCCCCGACCTGTCCCCGGACATCAGCGGTGGGCGTGGCCTCAAGCTGGTCGACGCGACCGCCCGGGCGTGGGGGTGCCTGCCGTGCGCCGGGGGCAAGGTCGTGTGGGCCTCGCTGCCCTGGAGCTGAGTGCGGCGCGTTACTGCGCGTTCTTCTCCAGGGCTTCCTGCAGGCCGGACACGGCCAGGATCCGGGCCACGTACGGCTGCGGGCCGGTCAGCGCCAGCTCCGCCCCGGCCGCGGAAGCCGCGGCCGAGACATCCACCAGCACGGACACACCCGCGGCGTCGACCAGCGGCACACCGGCCAGATCCACGACCAGCCGGCCCCCGTCCATCGACGTCAACGCGTGCCGCAGGGCCGTGCGCAGCCGGCCGGCGGTGTCGCGGTCGACCTCACCCCGCACCCGTACGGTCACCACAGCGCCCGCCGTGTCCACCGTGATCCGCATGCCGTTGACGTCGGAGTTGCCGCCGGCGCCTTCCCAGCGCGGCAGCGTGTCGTTGAGCATGGCCTCGCGCAGCCAGGCCAGCGACCGGCTCAGCAGCCGGGACACGTGCATCTGCGAGATGCCCAGATCGGTGGCGATCTCGGCCTGGGTGCGGTTGCCGTAGAACCGCATCGCCAGCATCCGCCGCTCGCGTTCCGGCAGGCGCAGCAGCAGCCCGGCGACGGTCACCCGGTCGTCGATCAGCTCCAGCGCGGAATCCTCGCCACCGAGCAGGTCGCCGAACTCCGCCGCGCCGTCCCCGCCCACCGGCGCGTTCAGCGACGACGGCGCATACCCGGCCGACGACTCGACGGCCTCCCGCACCGCGGACTCGTCGATGCGCAGGTGTGCGGCCAGCTCGGCAACAGTCGGCTCACGGAACAGTTTGGTGGTCAGCAGCATCGTGGCATGCCCCACCTCGAGGCTCAGGTCCTGGATGCGCCGGGGCACGTGCACACCCCAGGTCCGGTCCCGGAAGTGCCGCTTGATCTCCCCGGAGATCGTGATGACCGCGTACGCCGTGAAGGAGCCGCGCTCCGGGTCGTACCGATCGATCGCCTTGACCAGCCCGAGCCGGGCCACTTGCTCAAGGTCCTCGATGTTCTCGCCGCGGCCGCGATAGCGCCGCGCCATCCGCCCCGCGAACGGCAGGCACAGCCGGACCATCTCCTCCCGGAGAACCGCGCGTTCGTCAGCCGCCACACCGGTGACCCGGGCGGCGTAGTCGATCGCAGCGGCGTCGAGGTCCTCCAGCGCGCTGGTCTGCACATCTTCTTGGGGCGGCATGCATCTCCCTCACTTCGTCCGACGGCCCGTCGGCCATATCCGGACCCCGGCCACAAACCTCGCAGCCACCCCGGTAACGGGGCAGCGCGGACTCGCTGCCACCGTCGACCGACGGTACTGCCCAGCCCGGCCACTTCCGAAACACTCCCGATGGCCCGGCGGTCCGGGCCAACGGTGCACCGGCCTCGACTGCTGAATCCTGCCTGGTCACGACGGCTGCGAAGGCCTGCGCCGGGTTCCGTTCCGGACGCCACCCCAGCGCCGCCGGGTCATGATGATCTTCTCGCAGTTCCCGGCATTATCGGGCCCTTTGTCGGTTTCTCAGCGATTCGACCCGGCACGCGCCGGGTTACCGCACCGCGGGGCGCTGACGCTCCTGCGCTTCGTCGTGCTGCCCGGTGCCCGGCGGGGTGAAGCCGGCCATTGTCATTGCGAGGGCAGGCCGCTGGGCGCATCGTCGTCACCCCGGCCCACCGGCGGCCACTGCGGCGGCGCGCTGCGCTGCCCCTCCGCACCAGCGCCGGGGCGCGGCGGCAGGCCCGACGGCTGATTCCCGGCCTCCCCGGCCCCGAAGCCCGATCCCGGGAGCCCGGACCTCTGCTGCGGCCCGTCAGACCCACCGCCCCCGAAGCCGCCCGGCTGCCCACCGAAGCCGCCCGGCTGCTGACCGGATTCGGCCGGCTGCCGGCTGGGGTCGCGCGGCTGCTCGGGGCCTTGGTCGCTGTGCTCGGCATTCGGGTGCATCATGCCGCCGAAGCCGGAGGGGGCATTGCCCTGCGGGGGCCGGCCCGGCAGGCCGCTGGGCTCCGGACTGCCCGCCGGCGGCCGGTTGAGCTGCCCCATCTGCGGCGGTTCCAGCGGCGGGCGGGACGGGCGGGACGCGGTGGGGTCGCCGGGCTGCCCCGGGTCCGGCGTACCGCTCCCCTGCCCCGCAGCGGGCGACGGAGCCGACCCGGGCGCCGGAGCCGACCCGGGCGCCGTCGGACCCGCCATCCGGAACGGATTGTCGCCTGCCCGGGGCCCGGGTCCCTGAGCTTCCGGCCCCCGCAGCCCACCGGCCGGCGAGCCTGCGTCACCAAGGCCGCCGGCACCGCGCGGGTGACCCGGTTGCGGGCCGTTCACCCGGGGACTGCCGGGGCCGGGCAGATCGGCGGCCTCGTTCCCCGGGCCCTGGTCGGAGCCGGGTTGCGGGGTGGTGCCCTGGTGGCCGCCCGGCTGCGGGGGGAAGCTGACCGGCTGGAGGCCGTGTCCCTGCATACCGGCTGTTCGCGGGGCCGGGCCCGGCTGCGCCGGCGGCGCCTGGCCGAGGCCTTGCGGCGCGCCGGATCGTGGACCGTGGCCCTGCGGCGCGGCTTCGAACGACTCCTGACCTTGCGGCGCGGCCCGGTGCGGCTCCTGGCCTTGCGGCGCGGCCCGGTGCGACTCCTGGCCTTGCGGCGCGGCCCGGTGCGGCTCCTGGCCTTGCGGCGCGGCCCGGTGCGGCTCGTGGCCTTGCGGCGCGGGTTGATGCGGCTCCTGGCCTTGCGGCGCGGGTTGGCGGCCCTGGTCCGGCGGCGGGTTCTGGGTCTGGCCGCGGGGGCGGAAGGGGTCGGCCGGCGGGGAGGCGGGGTGGGCCTGGCCGGAAGGATCGGTGGTGGCATGTGCCGCGCTGACGGGGCCGGGTGCCGCCGGGCGGTCCGCGGTGGGCGCGCCGTCGAGGCCGGACAGGTGCGGCGGCGTCAAGGCGTTCGGGGACGGGGTGGAGTCCTGTGGCTGGGCCGGCCGGGGTGCGGAGGGGACGAAGCGGGGTGCGTCGAGGGGGCGGTTCTGCTGGGTGAACAGCGGCGGCCCGAGCAGCAGGGGGTCGATGTCAGCCGGGGGCTGTGGTTGGTGTTGCCGGCCGCCACCGGAGGGGTGGTCGCCGGGCGGGGGCCGGCGGTCCGGCGCGGGGAAGCCTGCGGCGGGGCGGCCCGGCTGCTGCGGGCCGGCGTTGTCCGGCGGGGTGGCGAACTGCGGGCCGGCGTTCGCGGCCTGGCCGGGCTGCGGCATGCCGGCGTTCGCGGCCTGGCCGGGCTGCGGCATGCCGGGAGCGGAGAGGCTCGGGTACGGCGCGCCGGGAGCGGAGGAGCCCATGTGCGGCGCGCCCGCATCGGGAGAGCCCGGATACGGCATGCCGGGAGCGGAGCCCACGCGCGACGCGCCCGCATCGGGAGAGCCCGGATACGGCGCGCCGGGAGCGGAGCCCACGCGCGACGCGCCCGCATCGGGAGAGCCCGGGTACGGCGTGCCGGGAGCGGAGGAGCCCGGGTACGGCGCACCGGGCTGGGGGTTGGCGGATCCCGCCGGATGGGTGGACGGGGCCACGGGACCAGAGTTGTGCGTGCCGGAGCGCTGCGCGCTGGGTCCTGGGAGGCCGGACGGGGGCATGCCGTGGTTCGCAGGCCCGGACTGCTGCATGCCGGAAACGGTCAGCGAGGCCGCTGGCGGATGACCGGAGCCGGGATGGGAAGCGACGGCTGGTTGCGGGGCGCCCGGCCCGGTGGGCGCCGGGTGGGGTGCGCCGGCTCCAGCCGGTCCGGGATGCCCTGGATCGGGGGCGGCCGGCCTCGACTGGGGATGGGCGAATGCCGCCTGGTTCCTCTGGGCCGCGCCGGTTCCCGTGAGGTCCGGCGGCGGCGCGGTGGACCCGGGAAGGAGGGAGCGGGATGAGCCGGGATCCGGGAGACCTGACTGCGGCGTGGCGGAGTTCGGGGAGTCTGCATGCGGCGCGCGGGGCGGCAGCGGGTGCGGGTGCGACGTGCCGGGGGCTGAGGGGCCGGACTGCGGGTGACCGGAGGCGGGCTGACCCGGGAAGGGTGCGCTCACGGCCGGCGGACCGGGGACGGAACGGTCCGGGTCCGGCCGGCCGGCGACAGACGATCCGGCTGCGGATGCACCGGCTGTGGATGCACCGGCTGCGGGCGAACCGGAGAAGGACCAGCCGGAGCCAGGCCGCTCGAAGGACGGCGGGCCGGAAAAAGGCTGACTGGAAACCGGCGCGCCGGAGAAAGGCTGGCTGGAGGCAGGCGAACCGGAAAAAGGCTGGGCAGGCGAACCGGAATAAGGCTGGCTGGAAGCAGACGGACCCGGAACAGGCGGGCCGGACAAAGGTTCGCCGGAAGCAGGCGGACCGGCGAGAGGGTGGCCGGGGAAGGACGCGCCGGAGCGAGGGGCGGAAAGGTCGGACTGCGGAGCGCCGGGCGCGGGAGTCGCCGGGTGGTGCGGTCGGGTGGCCGCTCCGGGCGTACCGGGAGGGTCGGGGTCGGCTCGGGGGAAGCCGGTGACCGGGGTTGCGGCGCGCGGGGTGAAGCCGTTGAAGGGCTCCGGTGGGGTGACGGGTTCGCGGGGGGTGTCGAAGGCGGGCGGCGCGACGGGCGTCGGGACGTACGAGGGCTGCAGGGGGGAGTCGCCAGGGCGGGGGAAGACCGGCGGGGGCGTGCCGCCGGCGATCGGCGGGGCCGGCGGGAAGGACGGGGCGGGCGAGAAGGATGGGGCGGGCGAGAAGGATGGGGCCGGCGGGAAGGAGGGGGGTTCGCCGAGGCCGCCGCGGGCCGCTGCCACCAGGCCGGACGATTCCGCCAGGCCGGCCGCCTCGACCACTTCGGCGGCGGCGCGGCCGGCGGCGCAGGGGAGGCGTTCGCCGCAGACCGGGCAGATGGTGATGCCGTCGTGCGGGCCGAGACCGCCGGCGTGGGCCTGCAGCATCTCGTAGGCCGTCCGGGCCAGCACGCTGTCTGCTTTGATGTAGTTCAAGCCCGTCGTCATGGTTTACCCCCGGAACTCGCCTGTGGCAGGCGTACAGGGTCAAGTTCATCGTGAACCGACCAGCTCCGGGCCGCTTTCGCACAATCGGCAGGCGGACGGGTTTTGCCGGGACACCCCCGGGCATCTGCTGCGGCATGAGTGTTGCCGATGACGACCACGGGGCCACCGTGGTGCCCTACGAGGACGGGCCGCTGCTGCTGCGGGGCACCTTCACCCTGCGCACGCCGGACGGTGAGGTCATCGACCCGGGCCGGCAGACGGTGGCGCTCTGCCGGTGCGGCAAGTCGGCGATCAAGCCGTTCTGCGACGGCACCCACAAGGCGATCGGGTTCAAGGCCGGGACGAAGCGGGACGAGCCCGCGCCCCGGAGCCGCTGACCGGCGGGCCGGCCCGTCCCGGACGAGCCGGCCCCGGCCCGGTCACGCCCGCAGCGAGGACTCCCCCGCGGTCCAGCGCTCCAGCACGTACTCGGCCCAGCGGTCCTCCAGCGTCAGCACGCAGCGCGCCCCGAACAGCACGTCCGCGGCCAGCTCGGGTTCGGCCGCGGCGAACGCACCGCACATGTCGTACGCGGCGATCTGCTCGTGGACCGCGTCGGCCTCCACATGCTCGTCGTAGAAGCGGGTCGCCTTCTCGTCCCCGCCGAGCCGGCGCAGGCCGTTGCCGTAGTTGCGGTTCGGGCCGGTGGAGGTCATCTCGTACGCCGCGAGGTGGCCGAGCAGCGCCCCGCGCAGCCGCCGGTGCAGCCCGAACAGGCTCATCAGGTTGTTGTTGGCGAGCGTCTGCCACGGCACCACGTCCACGTACGTGCCGTACGTGGTGTCCAGGCCGAGCGCGACCATCGTGTCCTTGAAGAGCTCCTGGTGCATGCGGTCGACGACGCCGCCGCCGTACTCGTCGATCTGGATCTCGATCAGTGCGGCCTTGGCGGCACCGCCGAGCCGGGGGATCGCGAAGGTGTGCGGGTCCGCCTCGCGCAGGTGGTAGACCGAGCGGTGGGTGGCGAACTCGCGGAACTGCTCGTACGTGGCCCGGCCGCGGATGTATCCGGACAGCGACGGGCCACCGGTCTCGCGGGTCATGGCGATCAGGGTGTGCGGTACGTCGGCGTCCTCCTCGGGGACCGGGATGGCGCGCAGGCCGGCTTCGAACTTCTCCTCCAGCCGGTTGCGCAGTGCGATCAGGGCGGGGTGCCACTCCCAGGTGTCGTCGACGCCGTCCCAGCCGCGGTAGTGCAGCTCGTAGAGCACGAACAGGGTCAGGTGCAGATCGTCGTCGGAGGTGGGGTCACCCGTCGTGAAGTCGTGCGGCGTCTGCACGAGGGCGGTGACGACCGCTTCGGAGACCGGACCGCGCGCGGTGGGCAGCTTCATGGGTACTCCTGCAGATGAGAACGAACCGGTGGGATTCCCGGCCCGCTCCCCTCGAAACGATCACGCGCGGTTTCGGCTGCAAGATCCGCTTTACCGGCGCCACCAGCGGCGTTGCGACGACGGCGGGCCGGCACGGGACTACGGGTGCCCATGATGAGCAAAAAGCGCATCACCAACTGCTTATTCACTCACTGTGTCTGACGTATTGCTCTCCGTACCATGAAGGAACCCCCCTTGGAGGTGATCCCTCATGGATGACACCGAGCTCTACCGCGAGCAGATCCTCCGGCACTACGGCCCGGTCATCACCGGGCGGTTCCTCGGCTACCGCGACTCGTACACCCGCGAGGTCAAGGTCGGCCAGCCGCTGCTCATCGTCCTGTACATGACCGCGTCGGTCATCACGATGCTGTTGTCGCTGATCCGCAGCGGCAGCAGCCGGCGCTCGTTCAAGGACCTGAAGAAGGGTCCGGAGTACCTCGTCACGCTGATCCGGCTGCGCGACGACCTCGGGCAGATCTACGAGGTCGAGATGCACGGCAACCTGCCGCAGTCGGCGCTGCACCGCGGCGACCTCGTGCAGCTGCGCGTGGTCGAGCAGAAGGACCCGGACCTGCCGGTCCGGCTGCACCAGGTGATCAACCTGGAGACGCTGCAGCCGTTCCGCCCGTGGGTGCCGACCATGTGGTCGCACCTCGGACCGGCGCTGCTGGTCCAGGCCGCGCTGGGCACCGTCGTGACGCTGGCCGTCGTCACGGCCTGGATCAGCTGATCGCCGCTCAGAGTTTACGCAGCGGCACCACACCGGCCATCGCGGCGTCACCGGCGTCGTTCGGGTGCAGATGATCGCCGCTGTCGAACCGGGGCGCGATGATCTGCGGATCGGCCGCGTCCCGGGTCACCGCGTCGAAGTCGGCGAGCCCGCCCAGCGCGCCGTCGCCACCGGCGCGGATCCAGGCGTTGACGGCCACCCGGGTCTGCTCCAGCTGCGGCGTCCACGAGTTCCAGCCCTTGAACGGCATGATCGTGGCGCCGATGACCCGCAGCCCGCGCGCCCTGGCCTGCGCGGCCAGCTGGGCCAGGCCGGCGATGACGGCCTGCGGGTCGGTCTGGTGCGGCTCCTGCTGGATGTCGTTGACCCCCTCGAAGATGATCACCGTACGGGCCCCGGCGCGCTCCAGCACGTCCCAGTCCAGCCGGGTCAGCGCGCTCGGCCCGAACCCGCCGTAGATCGTGTAGTCCGGGTAGCCGTCGTCGAGCAGCACCCGGTTGCCACTGATGCCGGCGTTGGCCACCCCGTAGTCGGGCACCGGGTCGGTGGCCAGCCGGGCGGCCAGGTAGTCGGTCCAGCGCCGGTTGGCGTTGCGGGTGGAGGTGACGCCGTCGGTGATGGAGTCGCCCAGCGCCACCACGGTGCCCGGCCCGTTGCTGACGTCCACGCCGTTGACGTAGTGCCACACGCCCGTCTTCCCGGTGAACGCGGTGGCCGCCACGTCACCGGCGTGGTCGGCCGGCCCCCGGCTGAAGACCGAGTCCTGCATGGCCGCGGGGTGATAGGTCACGGTGCCCGAGGGCTGCGGCGTCCAGACGCTGACCAGCAGGTCGCGGTCGGCGGGCACGCGCAGCCGGACCGGGTCGCTGAGCACCTCGGCCCGGGCCGGGACCGTGATGCCGGCGCGGCCGTTGAACAGCACGTCACGCACGGTGCCCGGGACGGCCGAGCCGTCGCTGGTGTCGATCGTGCCGTCGCGCCGGCCGCCGGTGTGCGCCGACAGCGCCACGGTGACGTGGCCCATCAGCACGGGCAGGGTGCCGAAGCGGTTGGACAGGTGGATGCGGAGGCTGGCACCGCCCGCGGTGGTGTGCACGATGTTGCGGATGGTGTAACCGGCGTAGCCCTGCTCGGCCCCGGCAACCGCGGCGGCGGGCGCGGTCGCCCACGCCGTGGTCCACTGCCCGCGGGGCGCACCCCCGGCCGCCGAGGGGGCGGCAGCCACCGCCACCAGCAGCACGGAACCCGCCAGAGCCCGGTAGAGTCGGCGCATCGTTACCTCCGTTCAGAACGACGGTTGTCGATGCTTGCATCCTCTCGGCAAAGAGCGGGTAACGCCATGGACATGTCCGACTACGTCGTTGCGGGTTCCGCGGTGCGCTCGACGAGCAGGCCGCGCGACTTCGCCCAGCGCTCGAACGCGAGCGTGCAGAACGGCGGGATCGAGCAGGCCAGCGCGATCAGCGTGACCCACCAGCGCCAGCCACCCGCGCGGGCCTGCAGCGCGGTGACCGACAGGTACGCCAGGAACATCGCGCCGTGGATCGGACCGGCGATCTTGACGCCGATCTCGTTGTGGACAACCACGTACTTGAAGAACATTCCGGTCAGCAACAGTGCCCAGCTCACCGCCTCGGCGATTGCAAC includes:
- a CDS encoding STAS domain-containing protein; translation: MAVTLEASIKEDDGRLLVDVSGELTLVEVAALRDQLMKCLAEQPEALIVNIAEMTVSEPLALAVFPAVARQAAQWPGISMLLCAPTPDVRTSLRQAAYRRLPLLASIEQARERAHDERESLPVLTDELLPISGAARQARNVATDACLRWDLPDLVGPASLIVSELVSNVVDHAHTMMSLRLSLTSRYLQISVRDGSSAEPRLSPDLSPDISGGRGLKLVDATARAWGCLPCAGGKVVWASLPWS
- a CDS encoding SigB/SigF/SigG family RNA polymerase sigma factor, with amino-acid sequence MPPQEDVQTSALEDLDAAAIDYAARVTGVAADERAVLREEMVRLCLPFAGRMARRYRGRGENIEDLEQVARLGLVKAIDRYDPERGSFTAYAVITISGEIKRHFRDRTWGVHVPRRIQDLSLEVGHATMLLTTKLFREPTVAELAAHLRIDESAVREAVESSAGYAPSSLNAPVGGDGAAEFGDLLGGEDSALELIDDRVTVAGLLLRLPERERRMLAMRFYGNRTQAEIATDLGISQMHVSRLLSRSLAWLREAMLNDTLPRWEGAGGNSDVNGMRITVDTAGAVVTVRVRGEVDRDTAGRLRTALRHALTSMDGGRLVVDLAGVPLVDAAGVSVLVDVSAAASAAGAELALTGPQPYVARILAVSGLQEALEKNAQ
- a CDS encoding CDGSH iron-sulfur domain-containing protein, which codes for MSVADDDHGATVVPYEDGPLLLRGTFTLRTPDGEVIDPGRQTVALCRCGKSAIKPFCDGTHKAIGFKAGTKRDEPAPRSR
- a CDS encoding iron-containing redox enzyme family protein, giving the protein MKLPTARGPVSEAVVTALVQTPHDFTTGDPTSDDDLHLTLFVLYELHYRGWDGVDDTWEWHPALIALRNRLEEKFEAGLRAIPVPEEDADVPHTLIAMTRETGGPSLSGYIRGRATYEQFREFATHRSVYHLREADPHTFAIPRLGGAAKAALIEIQIDEYGGGVVDRMHQELFKDTMVALGLDTTYGTYVDVVPWQTLANNNLMSLFGLHRRLRGALLGHLAAYEMTSTGPNRNYGNGLRRLGGDEKATRFYDEHVEADAVHEQIAAYDMCGAFAAAEPELAADVLFGARCVLTLEDRWAEYVLERWTAGESSLRA
- a CDS encoding GDSL-type esterase/lipase family protein, with the protein product MRRLYRALAGSVLLVAVAAAPSAAGGAPRGQWTTAWATAPAAAVAGAEQGYAGYTIRNIVHTTAGGASLRIHLSNRFGTLPVLMGHVTVALSAHTGGRRDGTIDTSDGSAVPGTVRDVLFNGRAGITVPARAEVLSDPVRLRVPADRDLLVSVWTPQPSGTVTYHPAAMQDSVFSRGPADHAGDVAATAFTGKTGVWHYVNGVDVSNGPGTVVALGDSITDGVTSTRNANRRWTDYLAARLATDPVPDYGVANAGISGNRVLLDDGYPDYTIYGGFGPSALTRLDWDVLERAGARTVIIFEGVNDIQQEPHQTDPQAVIAGLAQLAAQARARGLRVIGATIMPFKGWNSWTPQLEQTRVAVNAWIRAGGDGALGGLADFDAVTRDAADPQIIAPRFDSGDHLHPNDAGDAAMAGVVPLRKL
- a CDS encoding DUF3817 domain-containing protein — protein: MRRIPALFATVAIAEAVSWALLLTGMFFKYVVVHNEIGVKIAGPIHGAMFLAYLSVTALQARAGGWRWWVTLIALACSIPPFCTLAFERWAKSRGLLVERTAEPATT